One window from the genome of Devosia yakushimensis encodes:
- the tolR gene encoding protein TolR, protein MGMGVASGGGGGGGSRRRRRRSRGVMSEINITPMVDVMLVLLIIFMVAAPMMTSGVPIDLPRTAAAELSSQTQPITVAVTPEGTIYVGDDVVAEAELINTVTALAVNGTEDRIFLRGDTTANYGSVMRVMGLLSAAGFTKIGLITQQQDQ, encoded by the coding sequence ATGGGTATGGGTGTCGCATCTGGCGGTGGAGGCGGAGGCGGTAGCCGCCGCCGTCGCCGTCGCAGCCGCGGGGTGATGAGTGAAATCAATATTACGCCGATGGTGGACGTGATGCTGGTGCTGCTCATCATCTTCATGGTGGCGGCGCCCATGATGACGTCGGGCGTGCCGATCGATCTGCCCAGGACCGCTGCCGCCGAGCTTTCGAGCCAGACCCAGCCGATCACCGTTGCGGTGACGCCGGAAGGCACCATCTATGTCGGCGACGACGTGGTGGCGGAGGCTGAGCTCATCAATACGGTGACCGCATTGGCTGTGAACGGCACGGAAGACCGCATCTTCCTGCGTGGCGATACCACAGCCAATTATGGCTCGGTAATGCGGGTCATGGGGCTGCTATCGGCAGCCGGGTTCACCAAGATCGGCCTTATCACCCAGCAGCAGGACCAATAG
- the tolQ gene encoding protein TolQ encodes MDAVGAVAPHADLSIWGLFWAADWIVKAVMLGLLGASIWCWAIIIDKTITYRRTQSEMNRFERVFWSGQSLEELYQQQSEKTSGGMGAVFVAAMKEWKRSHEQNAASFVGMQQRLDKVLDVAIARESETLEKRLGFLATVGSAGPFIGLFGTVWGIMNAFTAIAASSNTNLAVVAGPIAEALFATAIGLVAAIPAVIAYNKLSADAGKMIGRLEGFADEFSTILSRQLEARSR; translated from the coding sequence ATGGATGCTGTGGGGGCGGTTGCCCCGCACGCTGACTTGTCCATCTGGGGACTGTTCTGGGCCGCTGACTGGATCGTCAAGGCCGTTATGCTTGGTTTGCTGGGCGCCTCGATCTGGTGCTGGGCGATCATCATCGACAAGACCATCACCTATCGTCGCACGCAGTCCGAGATGAACCGCTTCGAGCGCGTCTTCTGGTCCGGCCAGTCGCTGGAAGAGCTCTATCAGCAGCAATCTGAGAAGACGAGCGGGGGCATGGGCGCGGTTTTCGTTGCAGCCATGAAGGAGTGGAAGCGCAGCCACGAGCAGAATGCGGCGAGCTTCGTGGGCATGCAGCAGCGGCTCGACAAGGTGCTCGACGTGGCCATTGCCCGCGAGAGCGAGACGCTGGAAAAGCGCCTGGGCTTTCTGGCCACGGTCGGTTCGGCCGGTCCCTTTATCGGCCTGTTCGGCACGGTCTGGGGCATTATGAACGCCTTTACCGCCATTGCCGCCTCGTCCAATACCAATCTGGCCGTGGTGGCCGGGCCGATTGCCGAGGCGCTGTTTGCGACCGCCATTGGCCTCGTCGCGGCTATCCCGGCGGTTATCGCCTATAACAAGCTCTCGGCCGATGCCGGCAAGATGATTGGCCGGCTGGAAGGCTTTGCCGACGAGTTCTCGACCATTCTCAGCCGTCAGCTCGAAGCACGGAGCCGCTAG
- the ybgC gene encoding tol-pal system-associated acyl-CoA thioesterase, protein MTQHSFPVRIYYEDTDFSGNVYHAAYLKFFERGRTEFLRDEGIHHSELAAQGIAFAVRSMELQFDGAAHIDDLLTVTTEVATISGARLTLRQAILRDQTVLTRANVVVVAIKTAGGPARMPREILARFAAKA, encoded by the coding sequence ATGACGCAGCATAGTTTTCCGGTCCGCATCTATTACGAAGACACCGATTTTTCGGGTAATGTCTATCACGCCGCCTATCTCAAGTTCTTCGAGCGCGGCCGGACCGAATTTCTGCGCGACGAGGGCATCCATCATTCCGAGCTGGCTGCGCAGGGCATTGCCTTTGCCGTGCGCTCGATGGAGCTCCAGTTCGATGGCGCCGCCCATATCGATGACCTGCTGACGGTAACGACCGAAGTTGCGACCATTTCGGGCGCCCGATTGACGCTGCGTCAGGCAATTTTACGTGATCAGACGGTGCTGACGCGGGCCAATGTTGTGGTCGTTGCCATCAAAACCGCCGGCGGACCGGCCCGGATGCCGCGGGAAATCCTCGCGCGCTTCGCCGCCAAGGCCTAG